The window GAGTCTTTGTCTCAACCCGTCCTGATTTTACAAGGCCGAGACGACAAAGCACGACTGTCCGAACGAGCGTTATACGAAACCAGTATTCCCACCTGTAGAATTGAGACCTTGCCGGGAAAGAATGTTTTGCCGTGGGAGTCACCCGATGCGGTCGGTCTGGTCGTCCGAGAATTCTTGGGGTTGTAGAGGGAATCTACTTTATTAAAGTTACAAAATGGAGCGAGCTGAATAATGCTCGGTTTCATGGAGAGAAATAGAGCGTATACAAATTGGAAAATGCGAATGCGTTGCCAAATTGCAGCTCTCCTTCTTTACCGGAACAAAAAGAGGCACGGCAAGAATTATCACGATACGGCGCAAATCGAGGGGAAGCTCTTGTGCTGGTTGAATCGATGGTTCCGCATCTTTCAAGTACTGGACCATTCTTTGTTTTGCTTTGTGACAGAGTGGCATAAAGGCATATCGTAGCATGGTGGTTCAGCGCGCTATATTGATCTTGTTACGATACCAAGAGCCCGTTGAGATACCGTCGACATGTCCTGATGCCCGCCATAGTTAGGTCACTCCGGGAAATGGATTGTGAGCTTTCTTGATTTCTAGCACATTTAGAGAACACATTTGTTCACAATTGGCTCTGTTCTCGTTTGACCCTGTTTATTGTGCGAACATATCTATCTACTGTTGGTCTGCACAAGTTATGGAAATGAGCTGTGACATTTAAAAAGTGTAGAAGCAGGTCAAAGGTCACATGCTGAATGcgaaaactcccttaaaaTAGTTATTATCTCTGTGTGTTTGCGTGCATCCTTAGCAAATTTAGCTTTTAGCTGCAGAACCGATTGGTGCTACCTATGATTATGACGCTTTTGGGATCCTTTTCAGTTGGGTTGAACGCCTCATGCCAAATCGATTAAAACCCCGGAATCCGGAGCTGATCGCAGTATCTCCACAGTATGACGGGTGAGACTAGGGCGTCCACCTCGTGCACGATGCAGTTTCCAACGTTCCAAGATTGGACAATTTTTGCGTCGGGGCCGACCGTTACACCGCCATCTTCCTTGGCTCCCCATCCCAAAAGCCCTCCCGACTGTACGGAATTGAAGGATCACATTAGATTCAAGGAATGGCGGAGGTGGCGCAGAATAGAAAGTTACGTTCTTTGAATCCCAACACCTACCTTGGTGCGACCAACGGGGACATCACCACCCAGACTCTTGACACCACCAATCGCCAACACCGGCTTGCCATCCTGTTTGGGAACGGTCCAGTTCTCGCGAAATAGCCGGGTCGCCGTCAGGGGTTCGCTGGCGACGACGTGGTAGGCCCCCATCTTTTCGGCCGTTTCGAGATTTCTCGGATCTTGGAGCTGTGCACGTTTCTTGTCACCAAGATTCGCAAAGGCTTCGGTGTTAGGAGCAAACAGCGTGTATCCTTCCGTGTTCGATTCCCGTAACGTCTTCATGACCTGGGAATTTTTGCCTATCAAAGCCAAAAATTCTGGATACTTCGACTGCAAGAACTTCTCCACGTTCGAAATCTCGCTGGTTTGCTCTGGTGTCGTACTGTAAAAGATCGTTCGATAGCGAACTCCCGTATTCTGAAGTCCGATAGGAGTCACTTGAAAGGCGGCGCTCCGGCCGAGAAAGCTGAGCACGGCAAATAAATATGCTACTGAAGTTTTCATTTTGCGTCGGCTATGTGATTCCTGGGTGCGTGCTGAAAAGTTTTGTCTAAGTgcaaactgacagtgaacaagaAATCCATTTACCTGATCTTTGATGGAGACTACCATCGGAAGAGCCTTTTTTAAGAGTTAGCCTCAGGAATGAAGCGTCGCgaggtttacagttagatcACTGTTAATTGTAATCCAAAATTGTGCCAAAATATCTACGAGATGCCCTTCCGACATACATATTCAATAACATGAATGTCTTTTTGCCTGTCTGCTTTCCCCCACGAGAAAACTTCGACTTCCAATTGCGATCGGAGGTTCATTAGTTTTGTACGACACTTTTGGACCATGAGAATCATGCCTTCGAAAGGTCTTGGTTCACTGCTTCTTAGTGGCGCACTCATTATTCACTTCGCAGAAAGCTTATCGACCGATGTACCGTTTAAGCAGCTTAAGATATCGTTTGTCACTGGCAACGCTATGAAGGTAATTTGACGCCCGACGCAGACTCACAGGAATAGAATATGTCAACGATGTCCATCTAATTCACATCATCTCCTCTCTGATTGGTATCAGACATTGGAAGTCAAGCAGATTCTAGCAGATCATGGTGCTACAAAAGGACCCACACCAGAGACTTCCTTGGTTGATTTACGGACGGTGCAAGTCGACCTACCCGAAATCCAGGAAGTCGACACCATGGCGATTGCCAAAGACAAGGCGCTGTTGGCGGCACAACTCGCCAACGGTCCCTGTCTAGTAGAGGATACCTCTCTCAAGTTCACGGCTCTTGGGGGTATGCCCGGCCCTTATATAAAGTGAGTGTGGCCTTCTGTGGCATGTGAGTCGGCGTGTACTAAATCCCTCGGGATCTTATGTCCGCATCATGAATCTTGCCTTATTCTTTCACTTTAGATGGTTCCAGGAAAAGCTCAGATCCGAAGGACTGTACAACATTCTAGCTGCTTATGAAGACAAGACTGCCGTCGCGGTCTGTACCTTGGCGTTTTGTCCGGCGCCCCACGCGGATCCCGTTTTGTTTACCGGCGAATGTCACGGTCGCATCGTGGAACCTAATCCTGGCCGTGGCTTCGGTTGGGATTCCATATTTGTACCGGACGGCTGCGATGAGCCCTTTAGCCAAATGAGTTTGGCCGAAAAGAATCACTTAAGCCACCGGGGAAAAGCGGTCCGACGATGGGCCGATTGGTTGGGCCGCAACCAGGACGCATTGTGGGAGCGACAAGAAGGAAGGCAATCATTGCCGGGTCATAAAGGACTCGACTTTCGAGTGCAGTTTCCCGAGCAATAGTAGCGATGTGACTAAAAGAAAAATAGCTTTCCCCTGAAAGGCGGTTTGCGAGCAGTGACAAAACAGTCAGGTCTGTACGGTTCCGGATAACTTGAACTGTTTGTCCAGAAATATTGTAAGTACAACAGTTTCATTAACTTAAAGCAAGTAACTTGGCTTTATTATGAGCAAACGTCAAATGGAAAACCAAAAGATTACTTTCTACTTTTACACGCACACCGAGTCCAAGGGAAGATTCTGTGTATGTATTGCGTTCTTCGAAAACAACGTGCAGTCTACAAACCTAGATGTGCGGCGCCGATTAAATATCCCGCATACGCGGAAAACAAATGCCACAGTCCGTGAAGTATCATGTACGTCCGACCCTCCTCGTATACCCAGCATAGTCCCAAGCAAACCAGCGATACAGCGCCGTATTCGAGCCCTTCTAGGGGAAACGATGGACTCGAAAATAAATAGACTGACGCCGTCAAGATGGAAAGGGCAGCAAATGCATAGTCGACCAAAAGCGCCAGCCGAACCACTGGAGCTCCCATTTCACCCTGGACTTGCAACTGATTGTAATGGTAATTGAAGGACGCGATGGCCGTCACGTCGGTCAATAGACCGAACCACAGATCCCCTTGCAATGTCAGGACTAGACCCGCCAATGCGTAGGCCATATTGGTGGCCAAGAATCCCACCCCCGGTACGGATTTTTCGGTATCTGGGCTAAGGTTGGCGTACGACAAAGCCCATCCGGATGTAGCGCCATCCAAGATTTGTTGCGCTGGTTGAGTCAACGACGTCAACTGTGCCAATCCAAAATTTGTTTCGCCCAACCGCTGTTCCGTTGAGGCGTTTTCCTTCTCCAGCGAAAGAAGGGACTTCAGatcccagtcgtcgtccgttTTACCATACAGGGAAGAAGACGCTCGCTTAGGTACCTTTACGTTGTCTCGTCCCAATAGGGAGAAACGACCCGAAGCAATCGTATTCGAACGAGATGGAAGACTGCTCGTCCTCGTAGACGGTTCTAAATGAAAGGATCGGGCTGTTCCCCCCAGGGCTAGGATTATACAGCATATTGATGTCATCATTCGTAGAGCTACAAGACACGGCAACGATTGACTGTgtgtcgtcatggtcaacgTTGTGACGAAAGGAATAGAATTTGGTAACTTGAAATGAAACAATCGTGTGGAAAGGTGTGACCACGGCTATGAAGACTCTTTAGCGGTCGAACTTCAAAATGAACTAGATCATGTAAACACTTCCTTTCGTCTCAGAAGAGGGGGGGGGGTATAGCGACGTCAGCGAACTTGGAATCCAGATGGCACGGCCAGACAAGCCAGAATCTCCTGATTTCGATGGCGCACTCTTTTTGCCTAATGTAAAAACTGGTTGGCGGGAAGATTCGGCGAGCGACTGGCTTTGTTACGGCTTGTGCCACGATTACGGCTCGTCAACGGATATTACAGTTATATGGACAAATTCGTTTGTACTTACTGTTCATACCAATTTGGTTCGATGCTTAACAGACGATAGCTCATCAATATCCTGAACCTTTCTTTCAGAAAAGTGTCCCCCAAAGATGAATGAGACACATACCAAATCAAATTTCGGCATGAGTACACCGTCTCATTACTGTATTGCTCGATCTTATCCCTTCTGCGAAAGACTTTCACGTTCGTACCAGCGAACACAGCACGGAGATTTCGTATTTGAAAAAAACGTATGGACCAGAAGGCAACAAACATAGTTTGACATTGTTCGTGTTGCTCACTTGGAGAGATCATACCGCACTGCAATGAAAGACAGAGCCATGCCTTCCTTCCGTTTGCCTCTACTTATGCTTTTGTCCCTTTACTTTCCTATGGATATACTCTCAAAGACTGATCTATCAAGCTGTATGGAAGCTATGCAACTAGCCGATCAAAACAGAGACGGTCTTATTTCCAGATCCGAGTACGTCAACCTCATGACGACCCTGAGTCCGTACGAGTCATGTCCAGATTCTCGCCTCGGCGGCGACCTTTTAGGAAACGGCTCCTTCCATTTGGCGTTTTCGTCTTTGGCTTGCCTCTGTCTGCGCTACACGAATGATCGGAATTGTTGTACAGAAGCGGGGGAAGAAAACGGCACCGGTCCCGTTCTCGTGTTGGGGAACGTGTACCCCAAAGCCTATACCGAGCGCGTTTGTGCGACGCTCGCCGGTACGCTCGACGATGAATGTGCCCCTCCACCAACTTTGTCGCCTGCAGTGTTACTTTTGGAAACACCCGTTACCGCAGCGGCGGCACCTACTGCGGGTCGACCAGAAGCCTCTCAACCACCGACTGTAAGTCCCAACTTTCGTCCGTCATCCAACCCGACTGCACCACCAAGGGAATCGATTTTACCTACACCAACGAGTCTATTCAATAGTGGAGGGGTTGAGGACGGAGGCAACAATGGCTCCCTGGTTGATGCGAACACAGACGACCCTAATCGAGGACTGACCATAGCCTTGCCCATTGTGCTCCTTTTGACACTCATCGGCACGCTTGCCTTTTGGGCAAACCGGCGGCGTTCACGTGCGCGCGATCGTGAGTTCAGCTCTCTGGCGTTGGGTTATTGGAACAAGGGACGCGGTACGGGTGGCGAACAACCATCGCCGTCCGACAATTTCGACAATCGTACGACCTGTACAAAATCAATCGAAACGCCAGGATGCGTGTGGGTCTCTGAGTTAAAACTCCCATTGTCCTTGGAAATGCATACGCCACAGCGTTCTGTTAACCTACAGAATAGTTTTGAAATGAATCACAGGGGCATCGATGCAAAAACCCAGGTTTCTTTAGGTTCCCTTGGCGTATACGAATCAGGAAGCGAAACCAGTACCGGTGTGGTTGTGGTCGGGGAGTTGGCGCATCCCAAAATCCGGCGAGATCGGGAATTTTCATCTCCCTTGGAAAGCGAGGGGTCGGAGATTGACGAGGAATTTTTATCGGAACAGgacgttgacgaaatttCCTCGCTGGCGACAACGTCAGACGATTACGATTGTGATTCAAATTACACTCTGTATCGAGCATGTGATGCCGTTCCCGAGAAGAACCAGAACGATTCGTATACGCCAGGGGATAAGGCTAAGCAGACGCCGCCCCCTCATGGTGTGAGTAGGCAGCGGCGTCCTTCCGCAATCCCAACCGTTGGTATTGCGACGAGCCCGATTGTACTAGTCAACACAACGCTGCATGCGGCAGCAACGGAATACCCAGACCAAGGTCCAACACCTGCGTTCCAATACGCGGAAGAGGGAAATGACAGTGACTCGCAAGCAGATTTTTCGTTCCTCGATTACAGTCTGAAGCAAGCCGCGTGGCTAGACTTTCAGCCCGGTGCGGCACCAGAAGAAGGTCTGCCGTAAAATATACGGTCCACGGAGTTAAGAACTCTACAGTTTGACAGTTGGAACAGTCCTGTCAGCAgaatttctttttgaacATTAGTCTGTTTACTCGGGGGGTTTAATACTTGTAAGCGTAGTCGGGGATAGTCAATTGAGAGTGCCGACAGTTGAAGAAAAAAACGAGGTGCATCCAGGATGGCATAGTGATTTGTCCGTCAAATGAGGACGGTGTGATGGTGTGTTCTTTATTCGGGCGTCGCGCTAGGGATACGCTTCCACAGTGCGAGGCCTCCGCCGCCACCCCGTGCCGTGGCGATATTTTCGTCGGCCGAAATCCAGTTGAAGAATGCCTTCTTGTCCCGTTTGGTGTTGACCACGTTGGACTCGCTGCCTAATCCGGACTTGGCCCCCAAATTGGCGGCTTCTCCTTTTTTTAGCGTCACGTCAAAGAAATTCAATAGCAAGACCTTATCAAAATCGAACTCGAGTTTGCGTTTTTGCAAATCAAACTCCATGGTTCCCGAAAAGCGCACGGCGGGAAAGTCTCCGAAATAGATTCCGTTTTCGATTTCCATTGGTtccttcgtcgtccgaaaACTCTGCACGGCCTTGATGGGAAAGTAATTGATTTTCCCGTACTTTTGTTGCGTCTGCGCCGTCCCGGTGGTAAAGACGAGACGCCAGTCGCCGTCCAGCGCCCGGAGCGTAGCCTCGGCCGTTGCGGGATAATCCTCCCGCGCCCGACGTCGCATGAGTGTTTCCAActccgccaacgccgtgTACACCTGTTCCGAGTCTTCCGTTTTGGTATCGGC is drawn from Phaeodactylum tricornutum CCAP 1055/1 chromosome 25, whole genome shotgun sequence and contains these coding sequences:
- a CDS encoding predicted protein; translation: MKTSVAYLFAVLSFLGRSAAFQVTPIGLQNTGVRYRTIFYSTTPEQTSEISNVEKFLQSKYPEFLALIGKNSQVMKTLRESNTEGYTLFAPNTEAFANLGDKKRAQLQDPRNLETAEKMGAYHVVASEPLTATRLFRENWTVPKQDGKPVLAIGGVKSLGGDVPVGRTKSGGLLGWGAKEDGGVTVGPDAKIVQSWNVGNCIVHEVDALVSPVILWRYCDQLRIPGF
- a CDS encoding predicted protein, with product MKDRAMPSFRLPLLMLLSLYFPMDILSKTDLSSCMEAMQLADQNRDGLISRSEYVNLMTTLSPYESCPDSRLGGDLLGNGSFHLAFSSLACLCLRYTNDRNCCTEAGEENGTGPVLVLGNVYPKAYTERVCATLAGTLDDECAPPPTLSPAVLLLETPVTAAAAPTAGRPEASQPPTVSPNFRPSSNPTAPPRESILPTPTSLFNSGGVEDGGNNGSLVDANTDDPNRGLTIALPIVLLLTLIGTLAFWANRRRSRARDREFSSLALGYWNKGRGTGGEQPSPSDNFDNRTTCTKSIETPGCVWVSELKLPLSLEMHTPQRSVNLQNSFEMNHRGIDAKTQVSLGSLGVYESGSETSTGVVVVGELAHPKIRRDREFSSPLESEGSEIDEEFLSEQDVDEISSLATTSDDYDCDSNYTLYRACDAVPEKNQNDSYTPGDKAKQTPPPHGVSRQRRPSAIPTVGIATSPIVLVNTTLHAAATEYPDQGPTPAFQYAEEGNDSDSQADFSFLDYSLKQAAWLDFQPGAAPEEGLP
- a CDS encoding predicted protein; this encodes QVDLPEIQEVDTMAIAKDKALLAAQLANGPCLVEDTSLKFTALGGMPGPYIKWFQEKLRSEGLYNILAAYEDKTAVAVCTLAFCPAPHADPVLFTGECHGRIVEPNPGRGFGWDSIFVPDGCDEPFSQMSLAEKNHLSHRGKAVRRWADWL
- a CDS encoding predicted protein is translated as MTSICCIILALGGTARSFHLEPSTRTSSLPSRSNTIASGRFSLLGRDNVKVPKRASSSLYGKTDDDWDLKSLLSLEKENASTEQRLGETNFGLAQLTSLTQPAQQILDGATSGWALSYANLSPDTEKSVPGVGFLATNMAYALAGLVLTLQGDLWFGLLTDVTAIASFNYHYNQLQVQGEMGAPVVRLALLVDYAFAALSILTASVYLFSSPSFPLEGLEYGAVSLVCLGLCWVYEEGRTYMILHGLWHLFSAYAGYLIGAAHLGL
- a CDS encoding predicted protein, yielding MLPTPNRTTRCVLFLVATLLSRSTAWLPTLTQPPGFRHAFPFLASRTSADPASLETHVALLTRAADTKTEDSEQVYTALAELETLMRRRAREDYPATAEATLRALDGDWRLVFTTGTAQTQQKYGKINYFPIKAVQSFRTTKEPMEIENGIYFGDFPAVRFSGTMEFDLQKRKLEFDFDKVLLLNFFDVTLKKGEAANLGAKSGLGSESNVVNTKRDKKAFFNWISADENIATARGGGGGLALWKRIPSATPE